Genomic segment of Veillonella parvula DSM 2008:
ATTTGTAGCATCTACAATAAGTGTAGGTCTTACAAAGCAACCTTTACCAAGTTCGCCATCAGTAACACGTACACCACCGGCTACAATGCGAGCTCCTTCTTCTTTTGCAAGGTCTACATAACTCAATACTTTATTAACTTGGTCTTCGTAAATCAAGGAGCCAAGTTGAGTAGATGAATCCCAAGGCAAACCAACTTTCACCTTATCGAATAGTGCAGCAAGTTCAGCTACGAATTTATCGTAAATTGTATCTTGTACGAAGATACGGGAACCAGCGCAGCATACTTGACCTTGGTTAAAAAGAATACCGAGCATTGCCCCGTCAAGAGCTTGTTTCCAGTTCGCATCTTCAAAGAAGATATTCGCAGATTTACCACCTAATTCCAATGTGGCAGGAATCAAGCGTTCAGATGCTGCTTTATATACATCTAGACCTACCTCTGTAGAGCCTGTGAAAGCAAGTTTGCTAAAACCAGGATGATCAAGGATATATTGACCGGATTTAGAACCTTTACCAGTTACGATGTTTACAACACCTGGTGGCAAGATTTCTTTCAAAATATCGCCAAGTTCTAATAAGCTAAGAGATGTGTGGCTAGAAGGTTTGATAACAACTGTACAGCCTGCTGCAAGAGCTGGAGCCAATTTCCAAGCGGCCATTAGGAATGGGAAGTTCCAAGGCACAACTTGACCTACAACGCCAATCGGTTCACGAACGATGAGACTCAATGTATTTTCGTCAAATACTTGTGCAGAGCCTTCTTCGGAACGAAGCACGCCTGCAAAGTAACGGAAATGGTCCGCCCCAAGTGGAATATCCACGTTCAATGTTTCACGGATTGGCTTACCATTGTCGTATGTTTCAACTTGTGCCAAATGTTCTTTGTGAGTATCGATAGCATCCGCAATTTTCAATAAATAATCAGCACGTTCTACTTGAGAAACGTTTTTCCACGTTTTGAAAGCTTCTGTTGCAGCCTCTACAGCTTTATCAACATCGCCATATGTAGCCTCTGCACAGATAGCGAGTTGTTCGCCATTAGCAGGGTTATATACTTTAAATTCAGCACCGTCAGATGCCTTTACCCATTCATTATTAATTAAAAGTCCATATCTTTCTTTAAGGTTCAAGCTCATTGCATTACCTCCTCTTTAGGAATATGATTTAGGAATTTCCCCTCTATGGTTTCATCATACTCCCTATATCTAATTTTTTCAATCAGATATATCATTTTCGATATATCTGTTCTGCATTAATATAC
This window contains:
- a CDS encoding aldehyde dehydrogenase family protein, translated to MSLNLKERYGLLINNEWVKASDGAEFKVYNPANGEQLAICAEATYGDVDKAVEAATEAFKTWKNVSQVERADYLLKIADAIDTHKEHLAQVETYDNGKPIRETLNVDIPLGADHFRYFAGVLRSEEGSAQVFDENTLSLIVREPIGVVGQVVPWNFPFLMAAWKLAPALAAGCTVVIKPSSHTSLSLLELGDILKEILPPGVVNIVTGKGSKSGQYILDHPGFSKLAFTGSTEVGLDVYKAASERLIPATLELGGKSANIFFEDANWKQALDGAMLGILFNQGQVCCAGSRIFVQDTIYDKFVAELAALFDKVKVGLPWDSSTQLGSLIYEDQVNKVLSYVDLAKEEGARIVAGGVRVTDGELGKGCFVRPTLIVDATNDMRVAREEIFGPVAVVIKFHSEEEVIEQANDSLYGLGGGVFTQNINRAIRVARGIETGRMWVNTYNSIPAGAPFGGYKQSGIGRETHKVILEHYTQMKNIIVNLSDKPSGFYDLD